The proteins below come from a single Zhouia spongiae genomic window:
- a CDS encoding TonB-dependent receptor produces MRLFFTLCICIGFVFAAFSQSGNIKGKVRTSSGEAIPYANVWLENTQKGDVTDQNGSFEIKNIKTGSYKLIVTSVGYRKSLKQIEIAAGTLNVPDIVLTETTESLGEVVVNGKSKSPYLQTKPSSSLKLESKLIDVPQNIQVVSNELINDQLAFSLFDGIARNTSGVRRVMHQTNALMYMRGYSVEGLRNGMNISGYFGPLKDDMSFVDRIEFVKGPAGYMMGNTSLGGLYNVVTKKPTGINKNTLALTLGSFDTYRVEADFDGVLSKDGKLLYRLNLMGKLRGSHTDYGYDNGYVVAPSFKYMIDEDTEVTMEYIYQNNAIDNYANYIYSKIGFKEFPVNTSYSDPRKDPVVMNDHSILVNMKHAINNNWTFTTQANYLNYKQRGTQLGLRYNSLQDDGSATRSFGLLDNDNITLLGQAYLNGTATTGEVSHKIVGGLDMGAKQYYSDWSNLTPYGEETPYNIYDPEAGAANLTTDDFPQLDDNVSLRNRAGRYNQKNSFTALYFHDEIGFFDDKLRLSMAGRYTNTKRIENTGKITKNDVFTPRIGLSYSFVEDGSVYGVFDQTFEENYGLPLEDGTSLKPSKGSNIEFGIKKAWFNERLTTSIAGYQLTKNNLTTTAGVTPDQYSVQFGESQSKGLEIDINGEVLPNLNVVLNYAFTEARITKDTDPGNVGELLPGAAKHISNAWVTYRLPETTKLEGLGISLGYQLQKDRAAWPAGSGSLLPDDYFSLDGGVSYKLGAYNISLLVNNITDNYNYTGFYPGAWGYTHFGWRAAPPRNFKFRVAYSF; encoded by the coding sequence ATGAGACTATTTTTTACTTTGTGTATATGTATAGGTTTTGTTTTTGCTGCCTTCTCACAAAGCGGTAATATTAAAGGAAAAGTTAGAACTTCAAGCGGAGAAGCAATTCCTTATGCGAATGTCTGGTTAGAAAACACTCAAAAAGGAGATGTAACGGACCAAAACGGATCGTTTGAGATTAAAAACATTAAAACGGGATCTTATAAACTGATCGTTACAAGTGTTGGATACCGCAAGAGCCTGAAACAAATTGAAATAGCTGCCGGAACTCTGAACGTACCGGATATTGTTCTTACGGAAACTACAGAATCGCTGGGCGAAGTGGTGGTGAATGGGAAAAGTAAAAGTCCTTATTTGCAAACCAAACCATCTTCTTCATTAAAGTTAGAATCAAAATTAATTGATGTTCCTCAAAATATTCAGGTAGTAAGTAATGAACTTATAAACGACCAGCTTGCTTTTAGTTTATTTGATGGCATCGCAAGAAATACCAGTGGAGTCAGGAGAGTAATGCACCAGACTAATGCACTCATGTATATGCGGGGTTACAGTGTAGAAGGGTTAAGAAACGGGATGAATATCAGCGGTTATTTTGGGCCTTTAAAAGACGATATGTCATTTGTTGATCGGATAGAGTTTGTAAAAGGACCTGCTGGCTACATGATGGGAAATACTTCATTAGGGGGGCTATACAATGTGGTAACTAAAAAACCTACCGGAATAAATAAAAATACATTGGCTCTCACATTGGGAAGTTTTGACACCTATAGAGTGGAGGCTGATTTTGACGGTGTGTTGTCTAAAGATGGAAAACTTCTGTACCGTCTGAACTTAATGGGGAAATTAAGGGGTTCACACACCGACTACGGTTATGATAATGGGTATGTTGTAGCGCCATCATTTAAATACATGATAGATGAAGATACAGAAGTAACCATGGAATATATTTATCAGAATAATGCTATAGATAATTATGCAAACTATATCTATTCAAAAATTGGGTTTAAGGAGTTTCCGGTAAACACCTCATATTCAGATCCAAGGAAAGATCCTGTTGTTATGAATGATCATAGTATACTGGTAAACATGAAGCACGCCATAAATAATAATTGGACTTTTACAACTCAAGCTAATTATTTAAATTATAAGCAAAGGGGAACACAGTTGGGATTGCGTTATAATTCATTGCAGGATGATGGTTCAGCTACGCGTAGTTTTGGTTTGTTAGATAATGATAATATAACTTTACTGGGACAAGCTTATTTAAACGGAACCGCTACTACAGGAGAGGTAAGTCATAAAATAGTAGGAGGACTCGATATGGGAGCAAAGCAATATTATTCAGACTGGTCTAATTTAACCCCTTATGGAGAAGAAACACCATATAATATATACGATCCGGAGGCGGGAGCTGCAAATTTAACTACCGATGATTTTCCACAACTGGATGACAATGTCAGCCTAAGGAACAGAGCAGGCAGGTATAATCAAAAAAATTCATTTACAGCTTTGTATTTTCATGACGAAATAGGTTTTTTCGATGATAAATTACGCTTAAGCATGGCGGGGAGGTATACGAATACCAAGCGTATAGAAAATACAGGTAAAATTACAAAAAACGATGTTTTTACTCCCAGGATAGGACTTAGTTATTCTTTTGTAGAAGATGGAAGTGTCTATGGAGTTTTTGATCAGACTTTTGAAGAAAATTATGGTTTACCGTTAGAAGACGGAACTTCACTAAAACCTTCAAAAGGAAGTAATATTGAGTTTGGTATAAAAAAGGCCTGGTTTAACGAAAGACTTACAACTTCCATAGCAGGGTACCAGTTAACGAAGAATAACCTGACAACTACCGCCGGAGTAACACCCGACCAATATTCAGTTCAATTTGGTGAATCGCAATCTAAAGGCTTGGAGATAGATATTAATGGAGAAGTCTTGCCAAATTTAAATGTGGTGCTGAATTATGCCTTTACAGAAGCCAGGATAACTAAAGATACAGACCCCGGTAATGTTGGAGAATTGCTTCCTGGAGCAGCTAAGCACATATCAAATGCCTGGGTTACTTATAGATTACCTGAAACAACTAAACTGGAAGGTTTAGGTATTTCTTTAGGATATCAATTGCAAAAAGACAGAGCAGCATGGCCGGCGGGTAGCGGAAGTCTTTTACCGGATGATTACTTCAGTTTAGACGGAGGTGTTTCTTATAAGTTAGGAGCTTATAATATATCGTTGCTGGTAAATAATATTACTGACAATTACAATTATACGGGATTTTATCCGGGCGCTTGGGGCTATACCCACTTCGGATGGAGAGCAGCTCCTCCACGTAATTTCAAATTCAGGGTAGCATATAGTTTCTAA
- a CDS encoding helix-turn-helix domain-containing protein, translating into MRKKGREIKRIVDYLSPLHLMIGIEGASFKNKWFDKKKYLLKPEIGKGTIEVISFDDISISIKKMHLKDDVLLRFSNNYNGKHLSFLLKGEIIFKNDLGCNDLIYTDNDSCMICFSGYNGLIKVSGNKQFHEITIKLSDTFLSKHQIDAQRYIKQLNDPDSQIIIPMTAEPFNIINDLNKKNYKGISQKVYLESKILELIAVQIDSYLSYKASEVKSSTSCNIKKIYDVTQILRIRMHENLGLKDLSLAVGINEHLLKKEFKRVFGSSVSVYALKLKMQKAKQLLEATEKPIYEISEEVGYKNATHFSAAFKKFYGKTPKRFRDSL; encoded by the coding sequence ATGAGAAAAAAAGGACGTGAAATAAAAAGAATCGTGGATTACTTGTCTCCTTTACATTTAATGATTGGAATTGAGGGAGCGTCTTTTAAAAACAAATGGTTTGACAAAAAGAAATATCTGTTAAAGCCGGAAATAGGTAAAGGAACTATCGAGGTGATCTCGTTCGACGATATATCTATTTCTATTAAAAAGATGCATTTAAAAGATGATGTTTTACTAAGGTTCAGTAACAATTATAACGGAAAGCATCTATCATTTTTATTAAAGGGTGAAATTATATTTAAGAATGATCTTGGCTGCAATGATCTTATTTATACCGATAACGATTCGTGTATGATCTGTTTTTCAGGATATAACGGATTAATAAAGGTTTCGGGGAATAAACAGTTTCATGAAATAACTATCAAGCTCTCCGATACTTTTCTTTCCAAACATCAAATCGATGCACAACGTTATATCAAGCAACTTAATGATCCGGATAGTCAAATAATCATTCCTATGACAGCTGAGCCGTTTAACATCATCAATGATCTGAACAAAAAAAACTACAAGGGAATCTCTCAAAAGGTATATCTGGAATCTAAGATACTCGAACTTATTGCCGTGCAAATAGATAGTTACCTTTCTTACAAGGCCAGCGAGGTTAAAAGCAGTACCAGCTGTAATATTAAAAAAATATACGACGTCACACAGATTCTCCGTATCCGTATGCACGAGAACTTAGGGCTCAAAGACCTATCATTGGCAGTGGGCATTAACGAGCATCTTTTAAAAAAAGAGTTTAAACGGGTATTTGGTTCTTCTGTGAGTGTTTATGCATTAAAACTAAAAATGCAAAAAGCAAAACAACTTCTTGAAGCCACAGAGAAACCTATTTATGAGATCTCTGAAGAGGTGGGATACAAAAATGCAACACATTTTAGTGCTGCATTTAAGAAATTTTACGGAAAGACCCCTAAAAGGTTCAGGGATTCATTATAG
- the kdsA gene encoding 3-deoxy-8-phosphooctulonate synthase: MKLDKIPQIKYTDSGNFFLLAGPCAIEGEDMALRIAERVVEITDKLNIPYVFKGSFKKANRSRIDSFTGIGDEKALKILRKVSETFNVPTVTDIHEISDAEKAAAYVDILQIPAFLVRQTDLVVAAANTGKTINLKKGQFMSPESMKHAVKKVTDSGNEQAMVTDRGTMFGYQDMIVDFRGIPTMKAYAPVVLDVTHSLQQPNQTSGVTGGRPDMIETIARAGVATGIDGLFMETHYDPATAKSDGANMLHLDYLENLLTNLVAIQKTINSL, translated from the coding sequence ATGAAATTAGATAAAATTCCACAAATAAAATATACTGATTCAGGTAACTTCTTTCTATTGGCCGGACCTTGTGCGATAGAAGGTGAAGATATGGCTCTAAGAATAGCAGAGCGTGTCGTAGAGATTACCGATAAACTGAATATCCCTTACGTTTTTAAAGGAAGTTTTAAAAAAGCGAACCGGAGCAGGATAGATTCGTTCACGGGAATTGGTGATGAAAAAGCCCTGAAGATATTGAGAAAGGTTTCAGAAACATTTAATGTCCCGACCGTTACAGATATTCATGAGATCTCCGATGCTGAAAAAGCTGCTGCATATGTTGATATACTCCAGATTCCTGCTTTTTTGGTAAGGCAGACCGATTTGGTTGTGGCCGCCGCCAATACGGGTAAAACAATAAACCTGAAGAAGGGACAGTTTATGAGTCCTGAAAGTATGAAGCATGCTGTTAAAAAAGTTACAGACTCCGGAAATGAACAAGCGATGGTCACCGATAGAGGTACCATGTTTGGATATCAGGACATGATAGTTGATTTCAGAGGAATCCCAACTATGAAAGCATATGCACCTGTTGTATTGGATGTGACACATTCTTTGCAACAACCCAACCAGACAAGTGGGGTAACCGGGGGAAGACCGGATATGATAGAAACAATTGCCAGGGCAGGCGTGGCTACAGGTATTGACGGATTATTCATGGAAACTCATTATGATCCCGCCACAGCCAAAAGCGATGGAGCCAATATGCTTCATCTGGATTATCTGGAAAACCTGCTTACAAATTTAGTAGCAATTCAAAAGACGATAAATAGTCTATAA
- a CDS encoding pyridoxal-phosphate dependent enzyme — MNYAKNILETIGHTPLVQLNALAKDIDALVLAKVESFNPGNSIKDRMAVKMIEDAESKGLLNPGGTIIEGTSGNTGMGLALGAIVKGYRLVCVINDKQSKEKIDILRAVGAEVVVCPTNVEPGDPRSYYSVSKRLADEIPNSWYVNQYDNLSNAAAHYEQTGPEIWDQTDGRITHFVVGVGTGGTISGVGKYLKEKNPKIKIWGIDTYGSVFKKYHETGVFDENEIYPYITEGIGEDILPKNVDFDVIDGFTKVTDKDAAIYTRKLTREEGIFAGNSAGAAVKGLIQLKEHFKKEDVVVVLFHDHGSRYVAKMFNDDWMRDRGFLGSEIKTAADLVKIHEKSSLITAKTEELVMHAIERMKKYDISQLPITDREGYVGSIDESDLFKAWMEDKDIVKRPIKDYMQAPYPVVDKSTSIEKIAKLINKKNKAVLIDLGKGMYRIITKHDIISAL, encoded by the coding sequence ATGAACTACGCAAAAAATATTCTGGAAACCATTGGTCATACGCCACTGGTACAATTAAATGCTCTTGCTAAAGATATTGATGCCCTGGTATTGGCAAAAGTGGAAAGCTTTAACCCCGGCAATTCTATTAAAGACCGAATGGCTGTTAAAATGATAGAAGATGCCGAATCGAAGGGATTATTAAATCCGGGTGGTACCATTATTGAAGGAACATCAGGGAATACAGGTATGGGATTGGCCCTGGGAGCCATTGTAAAGGGGTATCGCCTGGTATGTGTCATTAATGATAAACAGTCGAAGGAAAAAATCGACATCCTTCGGGCTGTAGGGGCAGAAGTGGTAGTATGCCCAACCAATGTGGAGCCTGGTGATCCAAGATCATATTATTCTGTATCGAAAAGATTGGCTGATGAAATACCGAATTCGTGGTATGTAAATCAATACGATAATTTATCGAACGCGGCTGCTCATTACGAACAAACCGGACCGGAAATATGGGATCAGACCGATGGTAGAATCACACACTTTGTAGTAGGTGTTGGGACAGGAGGGACAATATCAGGTGTGGGGAAATATTTAAAAGAAAAAAATCCGAAGATAAAAATATGGGGGATAGACACTTATGGTTCTGTTTTTAAAAAATACCATGAAACCGGGGTCTTCGATGAGAATGAAATATATCCATACATCACAGAAGGTATCGGGGAGGACATCCTTCCAAAAAATGTTGATTTTGATGTTATTGACGGATTTACCAAAGTAACGGATAAAGACGCAGCAATTTACACCCGAAAATTAACCAGGGAAGAAGGTATTTTCGCAGGTAATTCTGCCGGAGCTGCAGTAAAGGGATTAATACAGCTAAAAGAACATTTTAAAAAGGAAGATGTTGTGGTCGTACTGTTTCACGATCACGGTAGCAGGTATGTCGCTAAAATGTTCAATGATGACTGGATGCGAGACAGGGGCTTTCTGGGATCAGAGATTAAAACAGCTGCTGATCTGGTTAAAATACATGAAAAAAGTTCATTAATTACGGCAAAAACAGAAGAACTTGTGATGCATGCCATTGAACGAATGAAAAAATACGATATTTCTCAATTACCCATCACTGACAGGGAAGGGTATGTCGGGTCGATAGATGAATCTGACCTGTTTAAAGCCTGGATGGAAGACAAAGACATTGTAAAAAGACCTATAAAAGACTATATGCAAGCACCTTACCCGGTAGTTGACAAAAGTACTTCCATAGAAAAAATAGCTAAACTTATTAACAAGAAAAATAAGGCTGTTCTCATTGATTTGGGTAAGGGTATGTACCGGATAATAACTAAACACGACATTATCAGTGCATTATAA
- a CDS encoding RrF2 family transcriptional regulator: MFSKACEYGIRATLYIAEQSINSRRVNIKEIAKAIDSPEAFTAKIMQQLVKNHIVNSLKGPSGGFEMPNSGFNNIKLYQIVEAIDGDAIYKGCGLGLKECNEEHPCPVHFKFLSIREDLRKMLETTSVSELAHDLKKGIAFLKQ, from the coding sequence ATGTTTTCGAAAGCATGTGAATATGGAATCAGGGCTACTTTATACATTGCTGAACAATCTATAAATAGCAGAAGGGTAAATATTAAAGAAATAGCAAAAGCTATTGATTCTCCTGAGGCTTTTACTGCCAAGATAATGCAGCAGCTCGTTAAAAACCATATTGTTAACTCTCTGAAGGGACCTTCCGGAGGCTTTGAAATGCCTAATAGTGGTTTTAACAATATTAAACTTTATCAGATCGTAGAGGCTATAGACGGAGACGCTATTTATAAAGGCTGTGGACTGGGGTTAAAGGAATGTAATGAAGAACACCCTTGCCCTGTTCATTTCAAGTTCTTAAGTATTAGAGAGGATTTAAGAAAAATGCTTGAAACCACTTCTGTTTCAGAATTAGCCCATGATCTTAAAAAAGGCATTGCGTTTTTAAAACAATAA
- a CDS encoding group III truncated hemoglobin, producing MLKDISGIEDIKLLVNSFYENVRKNELLSPIFNNIIKDAWDTHLEKMYSFWQTVLLDEHTYYGSPFMPHAELPVDKHHFDTWLELFRKTIDTHFQGEKAEEAKWRAEKMAQMFYFKIDHHRKNTSKPLF from the coding sequence ATGTTAAAAGATATATCCGGTATAGAAGATATAAAGCTATTGGTAAACAGCTTTTACGAAAATGTGCGAAAAAATGAATTACTGTCCCCTATATTCAATAATATCATAAAAGATGCGTGGGATACACATCTTGAAAAGATGTACAGCTTCTGGCAAACGGTTTTACTGGACGAACATACCTACTATGGAAGTCCTTTTATGCCACACGCTGAGCTTCCTGTAGACAAACATCACTTTGATACATGGTTAGAACTATTCCGAAAAACGATAGACACTCATTTTCAGGGTGAAAAAGCAGAGGAGGCCAAATGGAGGGCTGAAAAAATGGCTCAGATGTTTTATTTTAAGATTGATCATCACCGGAAGAACACTTCAAAACCTTTATTTTGA